From one Paenibacillus terrae HPL-003 genomic stretch:
- a CDS encoding AraC family transcriptional regulator, with the protein MQITYRYEFYMLICVTEGTCTQWIDFEPIPCKEGILIAVTPGQVHNFGHDENWDGWVILFREEFLLPTSLTMNELNLTLDIERTPNSLTLNNTELHRAITLIEQMIQDSIIQGAKEDVHMLLRYQLYAFITWLNIIHKQKNIPTTSQFSQKFLKFQELVEKNYAKLNHVSDYAALLNCTEKTLTRVTVATVGISAKAFISARITLEAKRLLMHTDYLISDIAEMLNFQETTHFSKFFKRETGYTPVEFRKQNV; encoded by the coding sequence ATGCAAATCACTTATCGTTATGAATTTTATATGCTCATTTGTGTCACCGAAGGAACGTGTACTCAATGGATCGATTTTGAACCCATCCCTTGTAAGGAAGGAATACTGATAGCAGTAACACCAGGACAAGTCCATAATTTTGGACATGATGAAAATTGGGACGGATGGGTTATTCTATTCCGCGAAGAATTCCTTCTTCCTACTTCACTTACGATGAATGAACTGAATTTAACGTTGGATATCGAAAGAACGCCTAATAGTTTAACTTTGAATAATACAGAGTTGCATCGAGCAATCACTTTAATAGAGCAAATGATTCAAGACTCTATAATTCAAGGAGCCAAAGAGGATGTTCATATGTTGTTGCGCTATCAGCTTTATGCATTCATAACTTGGCTCAACATTATTCATAAACAAAAAAATATCCCTACTACTTCTCAGTTCTCGCAAAAATTTTTAAAATTTCAAGAATTAGTAGAGAAGAATTATGCCAAATTAAATCATGTTAGTGACTATGCTGCCCTTTTAAATTGCACAGAAAAAACTTTAACACGGGTTACAGTCGCAACTGTTGGAATAAGTGCTAAAGCTTTCATATCAGCTCGAATTACTCTCGAGGCTAAGCGTTTACTAATGCATACGGATTACTTGATTAGCGACATTGCAGAAATGCTTAACTTTCAAGAAACTACTCACTTTAGTAAATTTTTCAAACGGGAAACTGGCTATACGCCTGTAGAATTCCGAAAGCAGAACGTTTAA
- a CDS encoding SPL family radical SAM protein has protein sequence MQVNSITAKKILTEMKGDSTVGFTHSLNPYSGCAFGCRYCYVREMPTQRYSDTPWGEWVSIKTNAADNYRNEVVSLRRRNKPINLFMSTATDPYQPLERKTGLTRSILEEMVKHPPDFLQIQTRSPLVVRDLNLLLELNQKCEVLVSMTIETDREDMKRLFVPHAPGIKLRLKALKEVNNVGIATQASISPVLPFTPDFPKTLESIVDRIYIDTLNIGDGTRGKRSERLGMPFLFKENELSGWYQMDIHLRVEKYFKKFFPEEMIFISSDKVYPLKGKVFE, from the coding sequence ATGCAGGTTAATAGCATAACAGCAAAAAAAATCTTAACTGAAATGAAAGGAGATTCCACTGTTGGTTTCACACATTCATTAAATCCTTATAGTGGTTGTGCTTTTGGATGTAGGTATTGCTACGTTAGAGAAATGCCTACTCAAAGGTACAGTGATACTCCCTGGGGAGAATGGGTTAGCATCAAAACAAATGCAGCCGATAATTATCGGAATGAGGTGGTCAGTCTCCGCCGAAGAAATAAACCCATTAATCTTTTTATGTCTACTGCAACAGATCCCTATCAACCACTGGAACGGAAGACGGGGCTAACACGCTCTATTTTAGAGGAAATGGTCAAACATCCTCCAGATTTCCTTCAGATACAAACACGAAGTCCTCTTGTCGTAAGGGATCTTAATCTATTACTTGAACTAAATCAAAAATGTGAGGTCCTTGTCTCCATGACTATAGAAACAGATCGGGAAGATATGAAACGATTGTTCGTTCCCCATGCTCCGGGTATTAAGTTGCGCTTGAAGGCATTAAAAGAAGTGAATAACGTAGGCATCGCTACCCAAGCTTCCATTTCGCCGGTACTTCCATTCACACCCGATTTTCCTAAAACACTGGAGTCTATCGTTGATCGCATCTACATCGACACACTTAACATTGGAGATGGAACAAGGGGGAAACGTTCCGAGCGCTTAGGCATGCCATTTTTGTTTAAAGAGAACGAGTTGTCTGGATGGTATCAAATGGATATTCATCTTAGAGTGGAGAAGTATTTTAAAAAGTTTTTTCCGGAAGAAATGATATTCATTTCTTCCGATAAGGTTTATCCCTTAAAAGGAAAAGTATTTGAATAG